A section of the bacterium genome encodes:
- the fusA gene encoding elongation factor G: MDLKKVRNIGIIAHIDAGKTTTTERVLYYTGRSHKIGEVHEGNATMDWMEQEQERGITITSAATTCSWKDHKINIIDTPGHVDFTVEVERSLRVLDGAVGVFDGVAGVEPQSETVWRQADKYKVPRIAFVNKMDRTGADFFMCVEQMVSRLQANPVPVQIPLGREEGHMGVIDLVKMKAYQFNNESLGAKFDEIEIPAEYKADADSWREKLLEAVSEVDENLMEKYLGGEELSEDDVWSALRKGANTMELTPVLCGSAFKNKGVQQLLDAIVALLPSPLDVPAIRGVDVKDEEKEIVRKADESEPFSALAFKIMSDPFVGHLTFLRIYSGKIASGDAILNSTKDKKERLGRILQMHANKREELTEASAGDIIAAVGLKTASTGDTFCVPTNPVKLESINFPEPVIQIAVEPKTKSDQEKMGEALHKLAQEDPSLRIKTDEETAQTLLAGMGELHLEIIVDRLLREFKVEANIGKPQVAYRETITKAIKAEGKFIRQSGGKGQYGHVVFEMEPNEAGGGFSFETTIKGGAVPKEFFKPIEEGVKEALDSGVVAGYPVVDIKVNLVDGSFHEVDSSEMAFKIAGSMGFKEGCSKASPILLEPIMKTEVVVPEDYMSNVIGDLNSRRAKILGMTPRSGTQVIDAEVPLSEMFGYTTDLRSNTQGRGSSSMEFDHYAPLPAKISAEIVEKSKSK; the protein is encoded by the coding sequence ATGGATTTAAAAAAAGTAAGAAATATTGGAATTATTGCGCATATTGATGCCGGTAAAACAACAACTACAGAGCGTGTATTGTATTACACCGGTCGTTCACATAAAATAGGTGAAGTGCATGAAGGTAATGCCACGATGGACTGGATGGAGCAGGAGCAAGAGCGAGGTATTACAATTACGTCAGCTGCTACAACTTGTTCTTGGAAAGATCATAAAATTAATATTATTGATACGCCTGGTCACGTTGATTTTACTGTTGAAGTAGAGCGTTCTTTGCGGGTTTTGGATGGTGCTGTCGGTGTTTTTGATGGTGTCGCCGGTGTAGAGCCTCAGTCAGAGACTGTGTGGCGTCAAGCAGATAAATACAAGGTTCCTAGAATAGCCTTTGTTAATAAAATGGACCGCACAGGGGCAGACTTTTTTATGTGCGTTGAGCAAATGGTTTCAAGGTTGCAGGCTAATCCAGTGCCTGTGCAGATCCCTCTGGGCCGTGAAGAAGGTCATATGGGCGTAATTGACTTGGTTAAAATGAAAGCATATCAGTTTAACAATGAGTCATTGGGTGCAAAATTTGATGAAATAGAAATTCCTGCTGAATACAAAGCTGATGCAGATAGCTGGAGAGAGAAGCTCTTAGAAGCTGTTTCTGAAGTTGATGAAAATTTAATGGAAAAGTATTTAGGCGGAGAAGAGCTTTCTGAAGATGACGTTTGGAGTGCTTTGCGTAAAGGTGCTAACACCATGGAGCTTACCCCTGTACTATGTGGTTCTGCTTTTAAAAATAAAGGTGTTCAACAGCTTCTTGACGCAATTGTTGCTTTGTTGCCTTCTCCTTTAGATGTTCCTGCGATTAGAGGGGTGGACGTTAAAGATGAAGAGAAAGAGATTGTCAGAAAAGCGGATGAGTCTGAGCCATTCTCAGCTTTAGCTTTTAAAATTATGTCAGATCCTTTTGTTGGGCATTTGACTTTCTTGAGAATTTATTCTGGTAAGATTGCCAGTGGCGATGCTATTTTAAACTCAACCAAAGATAAAAAAGAGCGTTTGGGGCGTATTCTTCAGATGCATGCCAATAAACGTGAAGAGCTTACAGAAGCCTCAGCTGGAGATATCATTGCGGCTGTGGGTCTAAAAACAGCGTCTACCGGAGATACATTTTGTGTGCCCACCAACCCTGTAAAGTTGGAGTCTATCAATTTCCCAGAACCCGTTATTCAAATTGCTGTTGAGCCTAAAACAAAGTCTGACCAAGAGAAAATGGGCGAAGCTTTGCATAAATTGGCTCAGGAAGATCCATCTTTACGTATTAAAACAGATGAAGAGACAGCTCAAACATTGCTTGCGGGTATGGGTGAGTTACACTTAGAAATTATTGTTGATCGTTTGTTACGTGAGTTTAAGGTTGAAGCCAATATTGGTAAACCTCAGGTTGCATATCGGGAAACAATCACCAAAGCAATTAAAGCCGAGGGTAAGTTTATTCGCCAGTCTGGTGGTAAAGGTCAGTATGGCCATGTTGTTTTTGAAATGGAGCCAAATGAAGCTGGCGGTGGTTTTTCCTTTGAAACAACCATTAAAGGTGGAGCGGTTCCAAAAGAGTTCTTTAAACCTATTGAAGAAGGTGTTAAAGAGGCTTTAGATTCTGGTGTTGTTGCTGGTTATCCAGTGGTTGACATTAAGGTTAACTTGGTAGATGGTTCTTTTCACGAAGTGGATTCATCAGAGATGGCATTTAAAATTGCTGGATCTATGGGTTTTAAAGAGGGGTGTTCAAAAGCTTCTCCAATATTATTAGAGCCTATTATGAAAACTGAAGTTGTGGTTCCTGAAGACTATATGTCTAACGTCATTGGTGACCTCAACTCTAGAAGAGCTAAAATTTTGGGTATGACCCCGCGTTCAGGAACGCAAGTTATTGATGCAGAGGTGCCTCTGTCAGAGATGTTTGGTTATACAACGGACTTACGGTCTAATACGCAAGGTAGAGGGAGCTCTTCAATGGAGTTTGATCACTATGCTCCGTTGCCAGCAAAGATAAGTGCTGAAATTGTTGAGAAATCTAAGTCAAAGTAG
- the rpsJ gene encoding 30S ribosomal protein S10 — translation MAEEKIRIRLKAYDYQLLDQSTQEIVETARRTGARVAGPIPLPTKINRYCVLRSPHTDKKSREHFEIRTHKRMMDILEPTQQTIDSLMKLDLSAGVDVAIKSYRE, via the coding sequence ATTGCAGAAGAAAAAATTAGAATTCGATTAAAAGCTTATGATTATCAATTGTTGGATCAGTCTACACAAGAAATTGTAGAAACTGCCAGAAGAACAGGAGCTAGAGTTGCTGGTCCTATCCCTTTGCCAACAAAGATCAATCGTTATTGTGTTTTGAGATCTCCGCATACAGATAAAAAATCGCGTGAGCATTTTGAAATCAGAACCCATAAAAGAATGATGGATATTCTTGAGCCTACACAACAAACCATTGACTCGTTGATGAAGTTGGATTTGTCAGCCGGTGTTGATGTGGCGATAAAGAGTTATAGGGAGTAG
- the rplD gene encoding 50S ribosomal protein L4, which produces MAVEAKKIDWSAKKSSSAVALPKDIFAVEVKEAAVHQNVLSILAGRRSGTAKVKTRGEVAGGGRKPYRQKGTGNARHGSNTSPIFAGGGTVFGPKPRSYAQKISKKLKKAALNSVLTDKLSNEQVFVCARFSEEKPSTKKVSAWMKSAQLDSVVFVDKSNEALSLSVRNIPTARYLDVRSLNVFDLLKYKTLVISEDAVAYLNEGAKA; this is translated from the coding sequence ATGGCCGTAGAAGCAAAAAAAATTGATTGGTCAGCCAAAAAGTCCAGTTCTGCAGTTGCTCTGCCGAAAGACATTTTTGCTGTTGAAGTGAAAGAAGCCGCTGTACATCAAAATGTATTGAGTATTTTGGCTGGGCGTAGGTCTGGGACAGCTAAGGTTAAGACCAGAGGTGAAGTCGCTGGTGGTGGTAGAAAGCCATATCGTCAAAAAGGTACCGGTAATGCAAGGCATGGTAGTAATACATCACCGATTTTTGCTGGTGGTGGTACTGTTTTTGGCCCTAAACCTAGATCTTATGCTCAGAAAATTTCAAAAAAGCTTAAAAAAGCTGCGCTGAACAGTGTGTTGACTGACAAGTTAAGTAACGAACAAGTTTTTGTTTGTGCGCGTTTTTCTGAAGAAAAGCCATCCACTAAGAAAGTGTCCGCATGGATGAAGTCTGCACAGCTTGATAGTGTTGTTTTTGTTGATAAATCAAATGAAGCATTGTCTTTGTCAGTACGTAATATTCCAACTGCTCGCTACTTAGATGTAAGAAGTTTGAATGTATTTGATTTATTGAAGTACAAAACTTTGGTTATTTCTGAAGATGCGGTTGCATATCTTAATGAAGGAGCAAAGGCATGA
- the rplW gene encoding 50S ribosomal protein L23 — MNVRLDKVLKRPIQTEKTTMQKETANQVVFEVYPGADKLSIKYAVEKAFSVKVDSVQTMVVPSKRKKPIIGRRRVEFKKANWKKAIVKLAPGEKIELFEGV, encoded by the coding sequence ATGAATGTAAGGTTAGATAAAGTCTTAAAAAGACCGATACAAACAGAAAAGACAACCATGCAAAAAGAGACTGCAAATCAAGTCGTTTTTGAAGTGTACCCAGGTGCTGATAAATTGAGCATTAAGTATGCAGTAGAAAAAGCCTTTAGTGTTAAGGTTGACTCTGTTCAAACTATGGTTGTTCCATCGAAGCGAAAAAAACCAATTATTGGAAGACGTAGAGTTGAATTTAAAAAAGCCAACTGGAAAAAGGCTATCGTGAAGTTAGCACCAGGTGAGAAGATTGAGTTGTTTGAAGGAGTTTAG
- the rplB gene encoding 50S ribosomal protein L2: MPVIKYKPITPSRRYMSTSDFSDVTSSKPKKSLLAPQKRSGGRNNRGRVTSRWIGGGHKKKYRKIDFLRRDKEGIECRVKTIEYDPNRSARIALVSYLDGEYRYIVAPHGVEVGASLKCGKEAEIKPGNALELQNIPVGTLVHNLELKKGRGAQMVRSAGTSAQIIGREEGYTQVRMPSGEIRRVRKECYATIGQVSNIEHENLTIGKAGRSRWLGKNPRVRGAAMNPVDHPHGGGEGRTTGGRHPVTPWGVPTKGYKTRNNKKTDRFIIERKKK, translated from the coding sequence ATGCCAGTAATTAAGTATAAACCGATTACTCCAAGTAGACGTTATATGTCTACATCAGATTTTTCTGATGTGACATCTAGTAAGCCAAAGAAAAGTTTATTGGCTCCGCAAAAGAGATCCGGTGGAAGAAATAATAGAGGTCGTGTTACCAGTCGTTGGATTGGTGGCGGACACAAAAAGAAGTATAGAAAAATAGATTTTTTGCGTCGTGATAAAGAGGGTATTGAGTGTCGTGTTAAAACGATTGAGTATGATCCGAATCGTTCAGCACGAATTGCTTTGGTGTCCTATTTAGATGGTGAATATAGATATATTGTTGCTCCTCACGGTGTAGAAGTTGGTGCCAGCTTAAAGTGTGGTAAAGAAGCGGAAATTAAGCCAGGAAATGCTTTAGAGTTGCAAAACATTCCTGTGGGTACGCTTGTGCATAACCTAGAGCTTAAAAAAGGTCGTGGTGCGCAAATGGTTCGTTCAGCTGGAACTTCAGCTCAAATCATTGGTCGTGAAGAAGGCTACACTCAAGTTCGTATGCCATCAGGTGAGATTAGAAGAGTTCGTAAAGAGTGTTATGCAACCATTGGACAGGTGTCTAATATTGAGCATGAAAACTTGACGATTGGTAAAGCCGGTCGTTCTCGCTGGTTGGGTAAGAACCCAAGAGTTAGAGGTGCAGCGATGAACCCAGTAGACCATCCTCATGGAGGTGGTGAAGGTAGAACTACGGGTGGTCGCCATCCAGTTACACCTTGGGGTGTTCCAACAAAAGGATATAAAACACGTAATAATAAGAAAACTGATCGATTTATTATTGAAAGGAAGAAAAAATAA
- the rpsS gene encoding 30S ribosomal protein S19: MARSTKKGPFVDGYLLKKADDSRNAGGKKVIKTWSRRSTVLPEFVGLTFAIHNGRKFLPIYITENMVGHKLGEFALTRTFTMHAGDRKAGK; this comes from the coding sequence ATGGCACGTAGTACCAAAAAAGGACCTTTTGTTGATGGGTACCTGCTGAAAAAAGCAGATGATTCGCGTAATGCAGGTGGTAAAAAAGTGATTAAAACATGGTCACGACGATCGACTGTATTACCAGAGTTTGTTGGCTTAACCTTTGCTATTCATAATGGTCGTAAGTTTCTTCCAATCTATATAACAGAAAATATGGTTGGTCATAAATTGGGTGAGTTTGCATTGACGAGAACGTTTACAATGCATGCTGGCGATAGAAAAGCCGGAAAATAA
- the rplV gene encoding 50S ribosomal protein L22, with protein MQVRAKFLRVPPRKARLVANMIKGKMANDAMTMLKFMPKKGAGMIEKLLKSAVANVNAQGQVDVDNLYVEQIWVDPGPVIQAFTPRAQGRATPINKRTSHISLVLKEK; from the coding sequence ATGCAAGTTAGAGCAAAATTTTTAAGAGTGCCGCCGCGCAAAGCAAGATTGGTGGCCAATATGATTAAAGGAAAAATGGCCAATGATGCTATGACCATGCTTAAATTCATGCCTAAAAAAGGTGCAGGAATGATTGAAAAGCTGCTAAAAAGTGCGGTTGCCAACGTTAATGCCCAAGGGCAAGTAGATGTGGATAATTTGTATGTTGAGCAAATTTGGGTTGATCCAGGTCCAGTTATTCAAGCGTTTACACCTAGAGCACAAGGTAGAGCAACGCCAATTAATAAAAGAACAAGCCATATATCATTGGTGTTAAAGGAAAAGTAG
- the rpsC gene encoding 30S ribosomal protein S3 produces MGQKVNPLGLRMGIMKPWRCRWYSEKDYATFLHEDLKIKDIVKKKLYHAGVSHIDIARAAGKCIVDIYTARPGVVIGKRGAGIDSLRQQLQKMTDKEVAVNIKEVRKAELDAQLVAENIAMQLERRVAFRRVMKRAVQSAMKLGAKGIKVRMAGRLGGAEIARAEWYMEGAVPLHTLKADIDYGFIEANTTYGKIGVKVWVNKGVIVNEKPKRDGKGEEAVNAA; encoded by the coding sequence ATGGGTCAAAAAGTAAATCCTTTAGGTTTAAGAATGGGTATCATGAAGCCATGGCGCTGCAGATGGTACTCAGAAAAAGATTATGCAACTTTTTTGCATGAAGATCTTAAGATTAAAGATATTGTTAAAAAGAAGCTTTATCATGCAGGTGTTTCGCATATTGATATTGCAAGAGCAGCAGGGAAGTGCATTGTAGATATTTATACAGCTAGACCTGGTGTAGTTATTGGTAAGAGAGGCGCCGGCATTGACAGTTTGCGACAACAGTTGCAAAAAATGACTGACAAAGAAGTTGCTGTGAATATTAAAGAAGTACGTAAAGCAGAGTTGGATGCACAGTTGGTTGCTGAAAATATTGCTATGCAGTTGGAAAGACGGGTTGCTTTTAGGCGTGTAATGAAACGTGCTGTACAGTCGGCAATGAAGTTGGGAGCTAAAGGTATTAAGGTGCGTATGGCCGGACGACTCGGTGGTGCTGAGATTGCTAGAGCAGAGTGGTATATGGAAGGCGCAGTTCCATTGCATACACTTAAGGCTGATATTGACTATGGTTTTATAGAGGCAAATACAACCTATGGTAAAATTGGTGTAAAAGTTTGGGTCAATAAAGGTGTTATTGTGAATGAAAAACCAAAACGTGATGGTAAAGGCGAAGAAGCGGTTAATGCTGCGTAA
- the rplP gene encoding 50S ribosomal protein L16: MLQPAKVKFRKQQTGRMKGKAHRGSKISFGDFGLKAVECGYMTSRQIEAARIAMTRHIDRGGKVWIRVFPDKPITKKPLETRMGKGKGPLSHWVAVIKPGRVLYELQGVNKEMAKEALRLASHKLPFKTKFVERGQI; the protein is encoded by the coding sequence ATGTTACAACCAGCAAAAGTTAAGTTTAGAAAGCAACAAACGGGAAGAATGAAGGGGAAAGCTCATCGTGGGTCTAAAATCTCCTTTGGAGATTTTGGTTTGAAAGCTGTTGAGTGTGGATACATGACTTCACGTCAGATTGAAGCAGCGCGGATTGCAATGACCCGTCATATTGATCGTGGTGGTAAAGTTTGGATTAGAGTTTTTCCTGATAAACCTATTACCAAAAAGCCACTTGAAACAAGAATGGGTAAGGGTAAAGGCCCGTTGTCACACTGGGTTGCCGTTATCAAACCAGGTCGAGTTTTGTATGAGTTGCAAGGTGTGAACAAAGAAATGGCAAAAGAAGCATTACGCTTAGCTTCACATAAGCTGCCATTTAAGACTAAGTTTGTAGAAAGAGGACAGATATGA
- the rpmC gene encoding 50S ribosomal protein L29 — protein MSAAKKNKDEVQAFQALSEDELNSKISSLREESFWLKFKNNSGQEVNAKDIRSTKKSIARALTVLKQKKRVEITEN, from the coding sequence ATGAGTGCGGCAAAGAAAAATAAAGATGAAGTTCAGGCTTTTCAAGCTTTATCAGAGGATGAGCTTAACTCAAAAATCAGCAGTTTACGTGAAGAATCTTTTTGGTTGAAATTTAAAAATAACAGTGGCCAAGAAGTTAATGCAAAAGATATTAGATCTACAAAAAAAAGTATTGCTAGAGCTTTAACCGTTTTAAAACAAAAAAAACGTGTTGAGATAACAGAGAATTAG
- the rpsQ gene encoding 30S ribosomal protein S17, producing MERTQRKEQQGIVVSDKMDKTVVVLTKSHVKHPRYGKYYVRRLKFPAHDEKQIAKMGDLVKIRETRPLSKTKNWKVVEVLKEAAIIEENQDAAVSEVQS from the coding sequence ATGGAACGTACACAAAGAAAAGAACAACAAGGTATTGTTGTCAGCGATAAAATGGACAAAACAGTTGTGGTTTTGACTAAGTCACATGTCAAGCATCCAAGGTATGGAAAGTATTATGTTCGTCGTTTAAAGTTTCCTGCGCATGATGAAAAGCAAATTGCAAAAATGGGCGATTTGGTAAAGATTCGTGAAACACGACCATTGAGCAAAACCAAGAACTGGAAGGTTGTTGAAGTATTAAAAGAGGCAGCTATCATAGAAGAAAATCAGGATGCAGCTGTCAGTGAGGTGCAATCATGA
- the rplN gene encoding 50S ribosomal protein L14, with product MIQTESVLAVADNSGAKKVMCIKVLGGSKRKYASVGDIIVVSIKEAIPSAKVKKGEVKKAVIVRTRKEYVRKDGSYIRFDDNSAVLINNEKEPIGTRIFGPVARELRAKSFMKIISLAPEVL from the coding sequence ATGATTCAAACTGAAAGTGTTTTAGCTGTTGCTGATAACTCTGGTGCAAAAAAAGTGATGTGCATCAAGGTTTTGGGTGGTTCAAAAAGAAAGTACGCTAGTGTTGGGGATATCATTGTAGTTTCTATAAAAGAGGCTATCCCTAGTGCAAAAGTAAAAAAAGGTGAAGTGAAAAAAGCTGTAATCGTGAGAACAAGAAAAGAATATGTGCGTAAAGATGGCTCGTATATTCGTTTTGATGATAACTCTGCGGTTTTAATCAACAATGAAAAAGAGCCTATTGGTACACGTATTTTTGGCCCTGTTGCTCGTGAGCTGAGAGCAAAAAGTTTTATGAAAATTATATCTTTAGCTCCGGAGGTATTGTAA
- the rplX gene encoding 50S ribosomal protein L24 translates to MSRVNRANKKIKVGDTVRVIAGKDSAGKGKVGKVLSINAKTDRAVVEKVNMVKKHQKGDERGNQGGIFDQESPIHLSNLSLVSGVKEEKTPKKKTTKKKAAKKVSKKAVSKK, encoded by the coding sequence ATGTCCCGCGTAAATAGAGCAAATAAAAAAATTAAAGTCGGTGATACGGTAAGAGTAATCGCTGGTAAAGATTCAGCTGGAAAAGGCAAGGTTGGTAAAGTATTGAGTATTAATGCTAAAACTGACCGTGCAGTTGTTGAAAAAGTAAATATGGTCAAAAAGCATCAAAAGGGCGATGAAAGAGGTAATCAAGGAGGAATCTTTGACCAAGAATCTCCTATCCATTTGTCAAACTTGAGCTTGGTATCTGGAGTGAAAGAAGAAAAAACTCCTAAGAAAAAAACAACAAAAAAGAAAGCTGCCAAGAAGGTTAGCAAAAAAGCAGTGAGCAAAAAGTAA
- the rplE gene encoding 50S ribosomal protein L5 encodes MSTRLYEKYKKEVAPNMQKTFAYKSAMQIPKLEKIVINVGLGRAVSEPKLVENVVKEVAVFTGQKPIVTKAKKAISNFKLREGMPIGCKVTLRKDRMYEFLDRLCSIALPRVRDFRGVSNKGFDKSGNYTLGIKDYSIFPEIKLENVQSTFGMNISFVSSSQNAKEGKELLTQLGMPFRK; translated from the coding sequence ATGTCAACAAGATTGTACGAAAAATATAAAAAAGAAGTTGCACCCAATATGCAAAAAACATTTGCCTATAAAAGTGCCATGCAAATTCCAAAATTAGAAAAAATAGTGATCAATGTAGGTTTGGGAAGAGCTGTATCTGAACCAAAGTTGGTTGAAAATGTTGTTAAAGAGGTTGCTGTTTTTACTGGACAAAAACCTATTGTAACCAAAGCTAAAAAAGCGATCTCTAACTTTAAGTTAAGGGAAGGTATGCCCATTGGTTGTAAGGTGACATTAAGAAAAGATAGAATGTATGAGTTTTTGGATAGATTGTGTTCTATTGCTTTGCCTAGGGTAAGAGACTTTAGAGGCGTTTCCAATAAAGGTTTTGATAAAAGTGGTAATTATACGCTTGGGATTAAAGATTACTCTATCTTTCCTGAGATTAAACTAGAAAATGTACAATCAACATTTGGTATGAATATTTCTTTTGTAAGTTCATCGCAAAATGCAAAAGAAGGTAAAGAATTGTTAACCCAGTTGGGCATGCCTTTTAGAAAGTAA
- the rpsH gene encoding 30S ribosomal protein S8, producing the protein MITDPIADLITRIRNAQNAKHKSVSVPASKLKKQVLDVLKKEGFISRWNSSNDSAFEALDVELRYERTGRGVIRKIDRISKPGRRVYFSSEDLKKGSDIITLRILTTSNGVMSDKEAISKGIGGEVICEVS; encoded by the coding sequence ATGATTACAGACCCTATAGCAGATTTAATTACAAGAATTCGTAACGCTCAAAATGCAAAACATAAGAGTGTTTCAGTGCCTGCATCTAAACTAAAAAAGCAAGTGTTGGATGTACTTAAAAAGGAAGGTTTTATTAGTCGATGGAACAGCAGCAATGATAGCGCTTTTGAAGCATTGGATGTTGAACTTAGATATGAAAGAACCGGGCGCGGCGTGATTAGAAAAATTGATAGAATCAGTAAACCTGGTCGACGAGTCTATTTTTCTTCTGAAGATTTAAAAAAAGGTAGTGATATTATTACCTTAAGAATATTAACGACGTCAAATGGTGTTATGTCTGATAAAGAGGCTATTTCAAAAGGCATTGGCGGTGAAGTTATTTGTGAAGTGTCTTAA
- the rplF gene encoding 50S ribosomal protein L6, with translation MSRIGKKPIEILQGTVVTVSGKTVAVEGPKGKASIEAFDGVSVKVEDNQVVCALDEGHVDGSKHGLTRSLISNMIEGCSKGFQKELEIVGVGYRASVNGQTLEMTLGHSHPINYPIPMGITISVEKQTKVTVEGVDKQLVGQVAADIRSFREPEPYKGKGVKYADERIIRKAGKAGAK, from the coding sequence ATGTCACGTATAGGGAAAAAACCAATAGAAATTCTACAAGGTACTGTTGTTACCGTTTCTGGCAAAACAGTTGCTGTTGAGGGTCCAAAAGGAAAGGCATCAATAGAAGCTTTTGATGGAGTGTCTGTAAAAGTTGAAGATAATCAAGTTGTTTGCGCCTTAGATGAGGGGCATGTTGACGGATCAAAGCATGGATTAACCAGAAGCTTAATTTCAAATATGATAGAGGGTTGTAGCAAAGGTTTTCAAAAGGAGCTTGAAATCGTTGGTGTAGGTTATCGTGCTTCTGTTAACGGTCAGACTCTGGAAATGACTTTAGGGCATTCTCATCCAATTAATTACCCAATACCAATGGGAATTACAATTAGTGTTGAGAAACAAACTAAGGTTACCGTTGAAGGTGTTGATAAACAGTTGGTTGGCCAAGTAGCTGCTGATATTAGGAGCTTCAGAGAGCCTGAGCCTTACAAGGGTAAAGGTGTAAAATATGCTGATGAAAGAATCATCAGAAAAGCTGGTAAAGCTGGAGCAAAATAA
- the rplR gene encoding 50S ribosomal protein L18 — protein sequence MKKNHSRSARTRYKLRKVSSRPRLSVFRSNKHIYAQIIDDTSNETLASASTMSKELKGKFNSLTVDAAKSVGQLIAEKAKANKVEQVCFDRGGYPFHGRVEALATAAREHGLKF from the coding sequence ATGAAAAAAAATCATTCAAGAAGCGCAAGAACACGTTATAAACTTAGAAAAGTATCGTCTAGACCAAGGTTGTCTGTTTTTAGAAGTAATAAGCATATTTATGCACAAATTATTGATGATACAAGCAATGAAACTTTGGCTTCTGCATCAACGATGTCAAAAGAGTTGAAGGGCAAGTTTAATTCACTTACCGTTGATGCTGCTAAATCAGTTGGACAATTGATTGCAGAAAAAGCAAAAGCCAATAAGGTTGAGCAGGTTTGTTTTGATAGAGGTGGGTACCCATTTCACGGTAGAGTAGAAGCTTTAGCAACTGCAGCTAGAGAGCATGGATTGAAATTTTAA
- the rpsE gene encoding 30S ribosomal protein S5: protein MSENIDVNELGLVENVIKVNRCAKVVKGGRRFSFAAIVVVGDRNGHVGVGLGKANEVPEAIRKAQEQAKKSIKKVNIHGHTIAHDVLGRYGAGSVLLKPASEGKGVIASGVVRAVVEAAGIQNVLSKCLGSSNPHNAVKATIAALEMLRTEEEINQARQLGGKESE, encoded by the coding sequence GTGTCTGAAAATATTGATGTAAATGAATTGGGTTTGGTTGAGAATGTTATTAAAGTTAACCGTTGTGCCAAAGTGGTTAAAGGCGGCCGTCGATTTAGCTTCGCAGCTATCGTTGTTGTAGGAGACCGTAATGGACATGTTGGCGTTGGTTTAGGTAAAGCCAATGAGGTTCCTGAAGCAATTAGAAAGGCACAAGAACAAGCCAAAAAATCAATTAAGAAAGTTAACATTCATGGGCACACCATTGCTCACGATGTTTTAGGAAGATATGGTGCTGGTTCTGTTTTGTTAAAACCTGCAAGTGAAGGTAAAGGTGTTATTGCTTCGGGTGTTGTTCGCGCGGTTGTTGAGGCTGCCGGGATTCAGAATGTATTGTCAAAGTGCTTGGGCTCTTCCAATCCGCATAATGCGGTTAAAGCGACCATAGCTGCTTTGGAGATGTTAAGAACTGAAGAAGAAATTAACCAAGCACGCCAACTTGGTGGTAAGGAATCAGAATAA
- the rplO gene encoding 50S ribosomal protein L15: MDLSNLKSPEGSRKKRKRIGRGHGSGWGKTSGKGHKGQNARSGGGVNPAFEGGQMPLIRRLPKFGFTNIFKKQYAVVNLDALNAIEIDGPIDLNILKDAKIVRKKSLRLLKVLGNGHLDKKVHVVADAFSASAKAAIEKAGGTAELIKDLDAQTESSKEA, translated from the coding sequence ATGGATTTGTCAAATTTAAAGAGCCCAGAAGGTTCAAGAAAAAAAAGAAAACGTATTGGACGAGGCCACGGCTCAGGTTGGGGAAAAACCTCCGGCAAAGGACATAAAGGTCAAAATGCGCGTTCAGGTGGAGGTGTTAACCCTGCTTTTGAAGGTGGTCAAATGCCTTTGATTAGACGTTTGCCTAAATTTGGTTTTACAAATATTTTCAAGAAACAATATGCAGTGGTTAATCTAGATGCTCTCAATGCAATTGAAATTGATGGTCCGATTGATTTAAACATTTTAAAAGATGCTAAAATCGTTCGTAAAAAATCATTACGTTTGTTGAAGGTTTTAGGTAATGGTCATCTAGATAAAAAAGTTCATGTTGTTGCAGATGCTTTTAGCGCAAGTGCTAAAGCGGCCATTGAAAAAGCGGGTGGAACGGCTGAGTTGATTAAAGATTTGGATGCTCAAACAGAAAGCAGCAAAGAAGCCTAG